Sequence from the Armatimonadota bacterium genome:
CAGCCACTACAGCACATCCCGCGCCCGCGAGGTGCTGGGGTGGACCCCGCAGGTGGACCTGGTCACGGCGCTGGAGCGGACGATGGCGTACCTGCGCCAGACCGGGTGGCTGCGGGAGGAGGGCGGGCGCGGTTCGGGGAGGTGGTGAGATGGCCTCGGTGGTCTCCGCGCTGCTGGCTCCGGCAGTCGGGTACCTGTGCGGCTCGGTCCTGCCCGCACACCTGCTGGGCCGCCTGCGGGGGGTGGACTTCCGGGCGCTGGGCAAGAATCCGGGCACCGCCGAGACCTGGCGGATGTTCGGGCCGGCGCCGGCGCTGGTGGTCTACGCGCTGGACGTGGCCAAGGCGGTCATCCCCCTCATCCTGGCCCGGGCGCTGCGCGTTCCCTCCTGGTCGCTGCTGCTCACGGGGCTGGCGGCCGTGGCCGGCCACAACTGGTCGCTGTTCTACCGGTTCTGGGGAGGCAAGGGTCTGGCCACGGCCTCGGGGGTCGTCCTGTTTTTCGAGCCGGCGTACTTCAGCGCGGCGGCGGTGCCGGGCCTGCTGGCCTGGCGGCTCACCGGATGGGTGCCCGCCAGCGGCGTCGTGGGATTCCCCGTCCTCATCGCCCTGGCGTGGGTGACTCAGACCGACCCCGCCCTGCGGGCGGCCGCGCTGCTGCTGCCGGCGGTGATCCTGGTGCGTGCGCGCCGGGAGGCGGCCGAGATGTGGGCGCGGTTCCGCGCGTCCCGGCGAGCCGCCCGCTAGACGCTCCGGCCATTCCCCCGCAGGCAGGCCAGCCCCCCGCCGTGCGCCGAAACTCTTCCCGGGGCCGGTCTTTCGTCGGGCCGGACCGGAGGTCCGCCG
This genomic interval carries:
- a CDS encoding glycerol-3-phosphate acyltransferase, whose translation is MASVVSALLAPAVGYLCGSVLPAHLLGRLRGVDFRALGKNPGTAETWRMFGPAPALVVYALDVAKAVIPLILARALRVPSWSLLLTGLAAVAGHNWSLFYRFWGGKGLATASGVVLFFEPAYFSAAAVPGLLAWRLTGWVPASGVVGFPVLIALAWVTQTDPALRAAALLLPAVILVRARREAAEMWARFRASRRAAR